A stretch of Orientia tsutsugamushi DNA encodes these proteins:
- a CDS encoding Arm DNA-binding domain-containing protein yields MPLISSSSKFTKRSLNNIKIPKGEKLLIIHHPYIIGLKLKISCVVCGGRVRKTWVLEQKFKNQSLKIRIGEFPYVSIKEATKKAIELKTLMANGIDSREVKC; encoded by the coding sequence ATGCCTTTAATATCATCATCATCAAAGTTTACAAAGCGGTCATTAAATAACATTAAAATTCCTAAGGGAGAAAAATTATTAATTATCCACCATCCATATATAATAGGACTTAAACTGAAAATCTCATGTGTAGTCTGTGGAGGAAGAGTAAGAAAAACATGGGTTTTAGAACAAAAATTTAAAAACCAGAGTTTAAAAATAAGGATAGGAGAATTTCCATATGTATCTATTAAAGAAGCTACAAAAAAAGCAATAGAATTAAAGACATTAATGGCGAACGGAATAGATTCAAGAGAAGTAAAATGTTAA
- a CDS encoding ankyrin repeat domain-containing protein — translation MIFKSKAKYSLRSAIQDGDIKKVQQLINNDSTLVNSKYKDGTTALSVALKYKNLPIAEILLSNGANVNAQDNDGHTALHLVVETIQVYYEFFEKYPTYCNDHIALLLKYNADVNIENNQGNTPLSDAVECRCIEPLAIMLKHNSTGINKKYDEGETLLHIAVRNKIIDIIQLLIDYGADIDAKDDNGMTTIDYAAKSGNADIFNFLTEQLVPWY, via the coding sequence ATGATATTCAAATCTAAGGCTAAATATTCCTTACGTAGCGCTATTCAAGATGGTGATATTAAAAAAGTACAGCAGCTTATTAATAATGATAGTACACTTGTCAATTCAAAATATAAAGATGGTACTACAGCTTTATCTGTGGCTTTGAAATATAAGAATCTACCTATTGCCGAGATTTTACTAAGCAATGGAGCTAACGTAAACGCACAAGATAATGATGGGCACACTGCTTTACATCTTGTTGTTGAAACAATTCAAGTATATTATGAATTTTTCGAAAAATATCCTACCTATTGCAATGATCATATAGCATTACTGCTAAAATATAATGCTGATGTAAATATCGAGAATAATCAAGGTAATACACCTTTATCTGATGCTGTTGAATGCAGATGTATAGAACCTTTAGCAATTATGCTAAAACATAATTCTACTGGTATTAATAAAAAATATGATGAAGGAGAAACACTACTACATATTGCTGTTCGTAATAAAATCATAGATATTATACAGCTTTTGATTGATTATGGTGCTGATATTGATGCAAAAGATGATAATGGCATGACTACTATAGATTATGCTGCTAAAAGCGGTAATGCAGATATATTCAACTTTCTAACGGAGCAATTGGTCCCATGGTATTAG
- a CDS encoding sensor histidine kinase — MKEKKKTINKWMVQIPPIAITLMNGESENIDEYMEIITKLRKAKYQVEVAESLKEYCTYLIQEIKYRFNIATSEIVRLASEIMLNDSENKDKLETILNRSANLQEYCNDVVYTLRSEIENENLCLKKFSIQKLVKNAVRRLEDIAKEKDIKINYNFQYKMKDIVIGNSDHLQAILSQLIGSVIRFNHSCQVIITVHLFTIKNYIKSDNILQFRIHDTGSGISKEKLGNIKAKLADFELVRDYPLMLESGLWFVNYLINQLNGEMEIESEKDKFTTITCNIPVQLF, encoded by the coding sequence ATGAAAGAAAAGAAGAAAACAATTAACAAATGGATGGTACAAATTCCTCCAATAGCAATTACGTTGATGAATGGAGAGAGTGAGAATATCGATGAATATATGGAAATAATAACAAAGCTAAGAAAAGCGAAGTATCAGGTCGAGGTAGCTGAATCATTGAAAGAATATTGTACATATTTAATACAGGAGATTAAATATAGATTTAATATTGCAACGAGTGAAATTGTAAGGCTTGCAAGCGAGATCATGTTAAATGATTCGGAAAACAAAGATAAGCTGGAAACAATATTAAATCGATCAGCAAATCTCCAAGAATACTGTAACGATGTAGTTTACACGCTTAGAAGCGAAATTGAGAATGAAAATTTATGTTTAAAAAAATTTAGCATACAAAAGCTAGTAAAAAATGCCGTCAGGAGACTAGAAGACATTGCAAAAGAGAAAGATATAAAAATCAATTACAATTTTCAGTACAAAATGAAGGATATTGTGATTGGAAATAGTGATCACTTACAAGCTATATTAAGTCAATTAATAGGAAGCGTCATTAGATTTAATCACAGCTGCCAGGTTATAATTACAGTTCATTTGTTTACTATAAAAAATTATATAAAAAGCGATAACATACTACAATTTAGAATACATGATACAGGAAGCGGTATTTCAAAAGAAAAATTAGGGAATATAAAAGCTAAATTAGCTGATTTTGAGTTGGTACGAGACTATCCGCTAATGCTTGAATCAGGATTATGGTTTGTAAATTACCTTATTAATCAACTTAATGGAGAAATGGAAATAGAAAGCGAAAAAGACAAGTTTACAACCATTACTTGCAATATTCCAGTACAACTTTTTTAA
- the ltrA gene encoding group II intron reverse transcriptase/maturase: MLNANVTIETKDNFKKIYWHSIDWKEIIQKVNNLRRRIYRASANGNMKLVRNLQRLMLKSRANRLLAIRRVTQINKGRKSPGIDKIVVKTDKERSLLMEKLADNNLSSVKPIKRVYIPKSNGESRPLGLPTILDRCRQAVVKSALEPYWEAKFEGCSYGFRPGRSAHDAIQRISGIIRHGTNRNWILDADIKGAFDNIDHNFLLKIIGNFPARNWIQAWLKSGVMQDYQIIKTTAGTPQGGLISPLLLNITLHGMSDILNIIYNKYDHLYSKSEYALVRYADDFVVCAKSESSCIRAKSIINDWLSIRGLELSKEKTRILHINEGFDFLGFNIRQYKTNSTRRGVALLVKPSKDSIKSFKKRMSIEWKKSFSWNIDRIIDNLNSKIFGWCSYFNKVVSKKIFSNLDCWMWIRQARFACRKHPKKSWEWLKKKYWGRIKGRNDNWVFMNKDLYLWKLQWTTIKRHILVKGKSSPDNSKLREYWHKRQADSPKYLFKSRQILWRRQKGKCLVCFDLIDNGESVHVHHITPIRCGGTDHINNLCLLHENCHRQVHSNRGQLIAAVCKLLEPYAE; encoded by the coding sequence ATGCTAAACGCAAATGTAACAATTGAGACTAAAGATAATTTCAAGAAAATCTATTGGCATTCAATAGACTGGAAAGAAATTATACAAAAGGTTAATAATCTTCGTAGACGTATTTATAGGGCATCTGCAAATGGTAATATGAAGTTAGTACGTAACTTACAAAGATTGATGTTAAAATCAAGAGCAAATAGGTTACTTGCTATAAGACGTGTTACTCAAATCAACAAAGGACGAAAAAGTCCTGGAATTGATAAAATAGTTGTTAAGACAGATAAAGAAAGGAGTCTGTTGATGGAAAAGTTAGCAGATAATAATCTATCATCTGTAAAACCGATTAAGCGTGTATACATACCAAAAAGTAATGGCGAATCTAGACCTTTAGGCTTGCCAACTATTTTGGATAGGTGTAGACAGGCTGTTGTAAAATCAGCACTTGAACCATATTGGGAAGCTAAGTTTGAAGGTTGCAGCTATGGCTTTAGACCTGGACGTAGCGCTCACGATGCAATACAGAGAATATCTGGTATTATTCGACATGGAACCAATAGAAATTGGATATTAGATGCTGATATTAAAGGAGCATTTGATAATATTGATCATAATTTTCTTTTGAAAATTATAGGAAATTTCCCTGCTCGTAATTGGATTCAAGCATGGCTTAAATCTGGTGTAATGCAGGATTATCAAATTATCAAAACAACAGCTGGTACTCCACAAGGTGGATTAATTTCTCCATTACTTTTAAACATAACTCTTCATGGAATGAGTGATATACTTAATATTATCTATAATAAGTATGATCACCTATATTCTAAATCCGAATATGCTTTAGTGAGATACGCTGATGATTTTGTCGTTTGCGCTAAGTCAGAAAGCTCATGTATCAGAGCCAAAAGTATTATTAATGATTGGTTAAGTATTAGAGGCTTAGAATTGTCAAAGGAAAAAACCAGGATACTTCATATTAATGAAGGTTTTGATTTCCTTGGATTTAATATTCGACAATATAAAACCAATAGTACAAGAAGAGGTGTAGCTCTACTAGTTAAACCGTCTAAAGACTCTATAAAGTCGTTTAAAAAACGAATGTCAATAGAATGGAAAAAAAGTTTCTCATGGAATATTGATAGAATAATTGATAATCTAAATTCTAAAATATTTGGATGGTGCAGTTATTTCAACAAAGTTGTGTCCAAGAAAATTTTTTCCAATTTAGACTGTTGGATGTGGATTCGACAAGCAAGATTTGCATGTAGAAAACATCCTAAAAAATCCTGGGAATGGCTTAAGAAAAAGTATTGGGGTCGCATTAAAGGCAGAAATGATAATTGGGTCTTTATGAATAAAGATCTATATCTATGGAAATTACAATGGACAACGATTAAACGACATATTCTTGTTAAAGGTAAATCTTCTCCTGATAATTCAAAACTTAGAGAATATTGGCATAAACGTCAGGCTGATAGCCCTAAGTATTTGTTTAAATCTAGGCAGATTCTTTGGCGTAGACAAAAGGGTAAATGTCTTGTTTGTTTTGATTTAATAGATAATGGTGAAAGTGTTCATGTACATCATATAACACCTATAAGATGTGGTGGCACTGACCATATTAACAATTTGTGCTTATTGCATGAAAACTGCCATCGACAAGTACACAGTAATCGCGGACAACTTATTGCAGCTGTTTGTAAATTGCTTGAGCCGTATGCGGAGTAA
- a CDS encoding conjugal transfer protein TraD, with product MANLMQQKITLQQKKAKLIMDEVNLKIKERKMRTRRLIEMGGLVAKANLDHLSANTLFGAIVSLKETLTQHPNVQDHWTTIGKDIFDKEQQNKAAVILKFISEPDENTKRHIRLHGLKWNSFRQEWCGHVKDIEALKNVLLNVQYKLELVS from the coding sequence ATGGCAAATCTTATGCAGCAAAAAATTACTCTTCAGCAAAAAAAGGCTAAGCTAATCATGGATGAAGTTAACCTTAAAATTAAAGAACGTAAAATGCGTACTCGACGTCTTATCGAAATGGGTGGATTAGTTGCTAAAGCTAATCTTGATCACTTATCAGCAAATACTTTATTTGGTGCAATTGTTTCACTAAAAGAAACTTTAACACAACATCCAAATGTTCAGGATCATTGGACTACAATAGGTAAAGATATTTTTGATAAAGAACAGCAAAATAAAGCGGCTGTGATTTTAAAATTCATCTCTGAACCAGACGAAAACACTAAGCGCCACATTCGCCTTCATGGCTTAAAATGGAACAGTTTTCGTCAAGAATGGTGCGGCCATGTTAAGGACATTGAGGCCTTAAAGAATGTCCTCCTAAATGTTCAGTATAAACTTGAGCTTGTGTCTTAG
- a CDS encoding sensor histidine kinase, with the protein MPIQDEGQNKINKLTEKLSTEGINSTTIKQIDAELQKLYFQLEESEQVSINCIEWIQYFRLIVNNYDRKKVNIIASLNGMIFLFRQYIASTNVRIETFNIESLINNTVIRMREHFENENINLNVQNDIKPILIGDSFRIKAVISQLIGSAVINSSKNSKIIVNINQNSEILQFIVQNIGLSTSKEKLERINAELENTNLVMYQELGEGLAFIKHLTHQMKGNLRVKEQNNYVTFSFDVPTIV; encoded by the coding sequence ATGCCTATTCAAGACGAAGGTCAAAATAAAATCAATAAATTAACCGAAAAATTATCTACAGAGGGAATTAATAGCACAACAATAAAACAGATAGACGCTGAATTGCAAAAACTATACTTTCAGCTAGAGGAATCTGAGCAAGTAAGCATAAATTGCATAGAGTGGATACAATATTTTAGGCTAATAGTAAATAACTACGACAGAAAAAAAGTAAATATAATAGCTTCTCTAAATGGAATGATTTTTTTATTTAGACAATACATAGCATCAACGAATGTAAGAATTGAAACATTTAACATAGAATCGCTAATAAATAATACCGTTATCAGAATGAGGGAACATTTTGAAAATGAGAATATAAATCTAAATGTTCAAAATGACATAAAGCCGATTCTGATTGGAGACAGTTTCAGAATAAAAGCAGTAATAAGCCAGTTAATTGGTAGTGCGGTTATAAATAGTAGCAAGAATAGCAAGATTATTGTCAACATCAATCAGAATTCAGAAATATTACAATTTATAGTACAAAACATAGGACTAAGCACTTCTAAAGAAAAATTAGAAAGAATAAATGCTGAACTAGAGAATACGAATTTGGTAATGTATCAAGAACTAGGAGAAGGATTAGCATTTATAAAACATCTTACACATCAGATGAAAGGAAATCTACGAGTTAAAGAGCAAAATAATTATGTAACTTTTTCATTTGATGTACCAACAATAGTTTGA
- a CDS encoding TraE/TraK family type IV conjugative transfer system protein — protein sequence MNHLFKQNAIQELVKYNKCLLSVTILLAAANIIAIMAAITKEEKWLLIPAMEPDRKMMVSSKNYHETYLKEWAIYVTKLLFTTSPNEVERQIADMKVASSNTESLNKFFHDHLQFVKGSNVSSVFFPKKIEVIKDGVLISGTLRYWFSDSKDIAVDKTYLLTYKQTPNYLLLLTGVKENGIKK from the coding sequence ATGAATCATCTCTTTAAGCAAAATGCTATACAAGAGCTGGTTAAATATAATAAATGCTTACTTTCAGTAACTATATTGCTAGCTGCAGCTAATATAATTGCGATAATGGCTGCAATTACCAAAGAAGAAAAGTGGTTATTAATTCCAGCAATGGAGCCTGATCGTAAAATGATGGTTTCATCAAAAAATTACCATGAAACCTATTTAAAGGAATGGGCAATTTATGTGACGAAACTCTTATTTACTACTTCTCCAAATGAGGTAGAAAGACAAATAGCAGACATGAAAGTGGCATCTAGTAATACTGAATCTTTAAATAAATTTTTTCATGATCATTTGCAATTTGTTAAAGGCTCAAATGTATCTTCAGTCTTTTTTCCAAAAAAGATTGAAGTGATAAAGGATGGAGTATTAATTAGTGGAACGCTTCGTTATTGGTTTAGCGATAGTAAAGATATAGCTGTCGATAAGACTTACCTTTTGACTTACAAGCAAACTCCTAATTACCTTTTATTGTTGACTGGTGTTAAAGAGAATGGAATAAAAAAATGA
- a CDS encoding HD domain-containing protein — translation MIDFYSESLLNKLFETNVRFDTKIDLDKVEKAIFYAQKYHGQQKRDTGELYYTHPLEVAYMVSDYSFETDTIITAILHDTIEDTTLTKEKIVKVFGRKIAEQVSDLTRIKDNKKISSREMIQTLYNRNKTELLLIKLFDRFHNIQTVSIKPYEKRQEIILETQQEFIPLAEYLKLQEIAIELNKYCKLYAT, via the coding sequence ATGATAGACTTTTATAGCGAAAGCTTACTAAATAAGCTGTTTGAAACCAACGTAAGATTTGACACTAAAATTGATCTTGATAAAGTTGAAAAAGCAATATTTTATGCCCAAAAATATCATGGTCAGCAAAAGAGAGATACAGGAGAACTATACTACACACATCCATTAGAAGTAGCTTATATGGTATCAGACTACAGCTTTGAAACAGATACGATTATTACAGCAATACTACATGATACTATCGAAGACACAACACTAACCAAAGAAAAGATTGTTAAGGTATTCGGTAGAAAAATTGCGGAACAGGTTTCAGATCTCACCAGGATTAAGGATAATAAAAAAATTAGTTCTAGAGAGATGATTCAAACATTATATAACCGAAATAAAACAGAACTATTATTAATTAAGCTTTTCGACCGATTCCATAATATTCAGACTGTATCAATAAAACCTTATGAAAAAAGACAAGAAATCATACTAGAAACTCAGCAAGAATTTATACCTCTTGCTGAATATCTTAAATTACAAGAAATTGCTATAGAGCTAAATAAATACTGTAAGCTGTATGCTACCTAG
- a CDS encoding DEAD/DEAH box helicase, with the protein MRESQLLSQNFLEEAIAIVKRANIHHCNNIPRITQILSVLIFESLQDTGTLLQIGTGEGKSTTCAMLAAIKALQGNKVDIVTTSSVLAQRDANEKEGFFNILGLSCGSNVEDPFDGQEKICYSKDIVYGPIHEFQFDWLRHEHKKYGTRGDREFGVVIVDEVDSMLIDELDQTARLARSMPGMEHIAPILCGVANAFCAN; encoded by the coding sequence ATAAGAGAATCTCAGTTATTATCTCAAAACTTTTTGGAAGAAGCTATTGCGATAGTAAAGAGAGCAAACATACATCATTGCAATAATATACCAAGGATTACACAAATTTTATCAGTTTTAATATTTGAGTCATTACAAGATACAGGAACATTATTACAAATAGGTACTGGAGAAGGAAAATCTACAACTTGTGCAATGCTAGCAGCTATCAAGGCATTACAAGGAAATAAAGTTGATATAGTTACTACTTCTTCAGTTTTAGCACAAAGAGATGCAAATGAAAAAGAGGGCTTTTTTAATATACTAGGTCTAAGTTGTGGTTCGAATGTTGAAGATCCATTTGATGGACAAGAAAAGATATGCTACTCAAAAGACATAGTCTATGGTCCAATACATGAATTTCAGTTCGATTGGTTAAGGCATGAACATAAGAAATATGGTACACGAGGTGATAGAGAATTTGGAGTAGTAATTGTAGACGAAGTGGATAGCATGCTAATTGACGAACTTGATCAAACAGCGAGATTAGCGCGATCTATGCCTGGAATGGAGCATATAGCACCTATATTATGCGGAGTAGCAAATGCATTTTGTGCAAACTAA
- the traW gene encoding type-F conjugative transfer system protein TraW, with product MKQGVVICIGTFFALFAVAYQVSDIRANLLNADIGIEIKDYGTRGHVFPIIEESLLEVIMAKLNAASKSGLLNQMQLEFQEKVKQKIMRPVPVKNLSKATENKTRIYDSTYVQKDDIKTKNGIIIVKGGTKINPLEMIYWGEPLILIDGDDEDQVAWAKSRPGKIVLVNGNPIELSNLLGRHVFFDQLGFLSMKFKIQAVPAIIEQENTVLKISEVSTL from the coding sequence ATGAAGCAAGGAGTAGTAATTTGTATAGGCACATTCTTTGCTTTATTTGCTGTTGCTTATCAAGTAAGCGATATAAGGGCCAATTTATTAAATGCTGATATAGGTATTGAGATTAAGGATTATGGTACTAGAGGGCATGTTTTTCCAATCATTGAGGAATCATTACTAGAAGTGATTATGGCTAAACTTAATGCTGCATCAAAAAGTGGATTGTTGAACCAAATGCAGCTGGAATTTCAGGAAAAAGTGAAGCAAAAAATCATGAGACCAGTACCAGTTAAAAATTTGAGTAAAGCTACTGAAAATAAAACGCGAATATATGATTCTACCTATGTTCAAAAGGATGACATTAAGACAAAAAATGGTATAATAATAGTAAAGGGAGGAACTAAAATAAATCCTTTAGAGATGATATATTGGGGTGAGCCACTAATATTAATTGATGGAGATGATGAAGATCAGGTTGCTTGGGCAAAATCAAGACCAGGAAAGATAGTGTTAGTTAATGGAAATCCTATTGAACTAAGCAATCTATTAGGCCGGCATGTATTCTTCGATCAATTGGGTTTTTTGAGTATGAAGTTTAAAATACAAGCTGTGCCAGCCATAATAGAGCAAGAAAACACTGTGCTTAAAATTAGCGAAGTAAGTACCCTATGA
- a CDS encoding DNA adenine methylase encodes MSVAVANKSKPFLHWIGSKRRIVNKLIEHLPQGPHYNYYEPFLGGGALFFQVRHLFKQCFLSDINLDLITSYNAVKNNPNEVNRLLSLYHKHHSKDYYYKVKNKYSNNPNEITAKFIYLNKYSFRGIYRVYKNGQSAQTFSGECYIKLHIASRINQCSNLLHGVSIYATDFSFIEPQQNDFVYFDPPYHKSGEQFYNSLPFDEKDQIRLRDFVQELTNKGVKIMISNNNTAFIRDLYKDFNINTVTVVYSINEQRNPVNELIITNYKTC; translated from the coding sequence GTGTCAGTAGCTGTTGCTAATAAGTCTAAGCCTTTCCTTCATTGGATTGGTAGTAAACGAAGAATTGTTAATAAATTAATAGAACATCTTCCTCAAGGTCCACACTATAATTACTATGAACCATTCCTTGGTGGCGGTGCTTTATTTTTTCAAGTTAGGCATCTTTTTAAACAATGTTTTTTGTCTGACATCAATCTTGATTTAATTACTAGCTATAATGCTGTTAAAAATAATCCTAATGAGGTCAATAGATTACTGAGTTTATATCACAAACATCATTCGAAGGATTATTATTATAAAGTTAAAAACAAATATAGTAATAATCCGAATGAGATTACCGCAAAATTTATATATCTTAATAAATACTCTTTTAGGGGAATTTATAGAGTCTACAAAAACGGACAATCTGCTCAAACATTTTCTGGTGAATGCTACATTAAACTCCACATTGCATCTAGAATAAACCAATGCAGCAACCTTTTACATGGTGTATCAATTTATGCTACAGATTTTTCATTTATAGAGCCTCAACAAAATGACTTTGTTTATTTCGATCCTCCTTACCATAAATCTGGAGAACAGTTCTATAATAGTCTTCCATTTGATGAAAAAGATCAAATTAGATTACGGGATTTTGTCCAAGAATTAACAAATAAAGGTGTTAAGATTATGATCTCAAATAATAATACTGCCTTTATTAGAGACTTATACAAAGATTTTAATATCAATACCGTTACAGTCGTATACTCAATCAATGAACAACGCAATCCTGTTAATGAGCTAATCATTACTAACTATAAAACTTGCTAG
- a CDS encoding tyrosine-type recombinase/integrase, which translates to MLATLRTIFNKAKKWGLIENNPTLGIELHKLQARERRLSYDEIGRFLQVLCGEKNTLIRDFALLGLYTGARKSNVLEMEWDNIDFVRKIWHIPKTKNGKAQNIPLTNEMIKILQARKLTSTSKWVLPSDNSKSGHLEQPYEAWNRICKKACIKNFKIHDLRRTFASCLSDIGAGHYIIRAALNHMNSNSTMHYTIACMELVRQYMSKATKIIRECAENYNIYNTI; encoded by the coding sequence TTGCTAGCAACCTTACGCACTATATTTAATAAGGCAAAAAAATGGGGATTAATAGAAAACAATCCTACTCTAGGGATAGAGCTGCATAAACTGCAAGCAAGAGAAAGACGTCTAAGTTACGATGAAATTGGTAGATTTTTACAAGTATTATGTGGAGAAAAAAATACGTTGATAAGAGATTTTGCATTATTAGGGTTATATACTGGAGCTAGAAAAAGTAATGTGTTGGAGATGGAATGGGACAATATAGATTTTGTAAGAAAAATATGGCATATACCAAAAACTAAGAACGGAAAGGCGCAAAATATACCATTAACAAATGAGATGATAAAAATATTGCAAGCAAGGAAATTAACATCTACAAGTAAATGGGTGCTACCAAGTGATAATAGCAAAAGCGGACACTTAGAACAGCCATATGAAGCATGGAATAGGATTTGTAAAAAGGCTTGCATAAAAAATTTCAAGATACACGATCTAAGAAGGACGTTTGCAAGTTGTCTGTCAGATATAGGTGCAGGTCATTATATAATTCGTGCAGCATTGAATCATATGAATTCAAACTCAACAATGCATTATACTATAGCTTGTATGGAGTTAGTGCGACAGTATATGTCTAAGGCTACAAAAATAATTAGGGAATGTGCTGAAAATTATAATATTTATAATACTATCTGA
- a CDS encoding HD domain-containing protein, with product MIDFYSESLINKLFRTNIRFNTNIDLDKVERAIKYAKKYHGQQKRDTGELYYTHPLEVAYMVSDYSFETDTIITATLHDTLEDTKLTKERIRYEFGANIAEQVSDLTRVRDNKKISAMEMIQILRSQNKTELLLIKLFDRFHNITTIFIKPPHKRQEIIFETQQEFIALAEYLKLPEIGERLSEYCKLHAS from the coding sequence ATGATAGATTTTTATAGTGAGAGCTTAATAAATAAGCTGTTCAGAACCAACATAAGATTTAACACCAACATTGATCTTGATAAAGTTGAAAGAGCAATAAAATATGCTAAAAAATATCATGGCCAGCAAAAGAGAGATACTGGAGAACTCTACTACACACATCCATTAGAAGTAGCCTACATGGTATCAGACTACAGCTTTGAAACAGATACAATTATTACTGCAACACTACATGATACACTTGAAGACACAAAACTAACTAAAGAAAGAATAAGGTACGAATTTGGCGCTAATATTGCAGAACAGGTTTCAGACCTTACCAGAGTTAGGGATAATAAGAAAATCAGTGCTATGGAAATGATACAAATATTACGCAGCCAAAATAAAACAGAACTATTACTGATCAAACTTTTTGATAGATTCCATAATATTACAACTATATTCATCAAACCTCCTCACAAAAGGCAAGAAATAATATTTGAAACTCAGCAAGAATTTATAGCTCTTGCTGAATACCTTAAACTACCAGAGATTGGAGAACGCTTAAGCGAATATTGTAAACTTCATGCTAGTTAA